Genomic DNA from Cucumis melo cultivar AY chromosome 10, USDA_Cmelo_AY_1.0, whole genome shotgun sequence:
CCAACTTCGAGTTAACTCGCGTATTAAAACCGTGAGCAAATGATTCGAATCTAAGTTCAATACAATGCTTTTGAGCTACATTTGCAGAGCCCACAAGGTTGGTTGCTGACAAATTCAGAAGGCTTCCTGTTTCTCCCTACTTAAGCATTTTCACAAGTTGTGGAGTCCATGTTTCACCCTCTGAGGCTAATTATACCAAAACTGTTTGCATTTGACAACTGATGATTTACCAAAATTCTAAAATAAGTTATCTTTAAACAGAGTGAGACAAAGCAAAAACGTGGAAGAGTGTATTAAAAAGCAGAGGACAATAGCAAAAGTCGCAAGCATTCAAAGGCAAATTGATCCGAAATTTCCCTCCTCCACTATTAAATGTCTGGACATTGTTAATTCACCATGAGGTcaagaactttttttttcatattgctttgatatatatatatatatatatatatatatatatatatatatatatatatatatatatatatatatatatatatatatatatatatatttataggaGCAGTTTAAACGTAAGCTTTTTGATGTAAAacatataaaacaaaaagaaagaggaaaaagattTCAATACTAACCAATCAGTGTATTTGGATTGGTAAAGATTGATGAAAAGTAAAGCCACCCAGAAATTCAGtagaaagaaataaaatcaGACAAAAGTGCTTCTGTAGCAGCCTCTAAGTAATGTTGTAGTTGAAAGAGGAGCTGTCTTCAATCATgttttttgtttattaattttttttttttaaaggaccACATGGAAATATGAAGGAGCTAGCATGCTGTAAGAGAGCAAAAAAGCCTGTTTTTAGGGCATGGTTTGGTTCTTAAAACTGATTTTTGTCTGAAGAGCTAGACAGCTGTTGAAAAAGATGGttctactattttttttttcaggtgCCCAACCTAAGAATCTTAGATTAGAATTTAGAAAGGGAACTTTGGGATTTTATCCCTTTTATTCTAAGGTACAGCATATAGTGTTGTTTTGCTTGAGAAATGTTGTTGTACATCTATTCATTTGTCAATAAAGGACAATGCCTAAGCTaaccccttttctttttttgtttatttggttctaattttttttttgttttactttgTTTGATAAATTCTTGTCAACTGATTCTTTAATAATGGTTGAGAAACATTTTACCCAATTCCGGTGACTTGCAAGCAAAGTAAACCCCAATGAAAAAGATGCAAAATTCACTATTTTATATTCTTAATGGTTTTCTACATCACTATAAAGAATAATACTAAAGAAAGAGACCAGACTAGTTTAGTGCATTCCTTTGTAGTAGCATAGTGAAAAGCAATTAGAAATCAGCCACACACACacccaaaagaagaaaaaaaaactagttcactatatgttataaaaagaaaaagaaaaactaaatagTTTACTGAGGATTAATAAAATTATGATAAGCAGGTTACCTTCAATTATGTTTTAATTTCCTATTTGGAAGCATTATTAAAAGAGTGCCAATTATAATTTCCCTATACTTTATTCTCTATAGACCTGATATAAAGACAAGCATCCTCAGTTGTAAAGGTGCTCCTACCCTTAAACCACCTGATAAAGCATAGTTTCACATAAGCAAATtccagagagagagagagagagggagttaCTAGATATGGCTGTTGACATTCCATCTTGTGATCCATCAGATGATGACTATATAGACATTGAAATTGGTTCATACACTAACTTTCGCTGCTGCTCCAAAAGCTCGCCGCGACAATCCAGAGAGTTCGAGTTTCAAATGTCTTTGAATTCTCGAGGGAGAGAGCCAACGACTTCTCCAGCTGATGAGCTCTTCTACAATGGGAAGCTTCTTCCCCTTCATCATCCCCCACGCCTGCAAATGATAGAGAAACTCTTGCAAAAGTCTAGTTCTGATTATGATTACAGAAAAGATACGTTTGAAGAATTTTACACCACTCCATTAACCACTTCACTCAATACACCTACCAGTACTCCTTTTGACTCCTGCAACATTTCTCCTTCTGAATCTTTTCGGATTAGTAGGGAGCTAAATCCGGACGAATATCTTCTAGAGTATTCAGCAGATGTGAGCTATTTGAATGGTGAAAGATCGAAAAAGTCCTGGACCAAAAAGCTTAAGCATTCTACCCTTTGTCTCAAGCTGAAAGCTTCCAGGGCTTACATCAAATCTTTTTTTACCAAATCAGGTTGCTCAGATGAGTCCTGTGCAGCAGCTGCAAAGATTGCAGATGAAGGATCAGCCTCAAAACCCAATGAATGTTCAAAAAAGGGAGCTAGAGTGGAAAAGAGAAAGCCATTTGGACCAATTTCGAGCTCTATCGCCAATTCCAACAAAGACAAAGGCAATACAGAAAACAGTAGTCGCAACAGAAGATCATTCTCATTGGTTATTAAGAGACAACCAATTATCAAATCATCGTCTTTTGCACCATTACATCCCACTTCATCTTCATGTCCAAATATTTCAAGCGGGAAATACCTAAAGAGATGTGGGAGTGTGAATTCAGAGATTGAGAACTCGATTCAGGGAGCAATTGCACACTGCAAGCAGTCTCAATCTCAGCAACCATTGCGTTCAAGAAAGACAGTTAGTGAAGTTGGGATTTACTTATTATCATCTTCAACCCTTACAGTTTCTGATGATCAGGAAATACCAGAACTTGGCAGGGGATGATAGAGACTGACAGAGAATAAGAAAGTACAGACCTATAAGATATTAATGACATCTTAGTTCTTCTTATAAGAATCCTGTCTGGGGTATGCTATAAGTCAACGAAAAATGTTGTTCATGGCTATCTGTAATTTGTACTGGTGAGTACAACATGTAGGACTTTATGAAAATGCAACACAAGATG
This window encodes:
- the LOC103500173 gene encoding probable membrane-associated kinase regulator 4, whose protein sequence is MAVDIPSCDPSDDDYIDIEIGSYTNFRCCSKSSPRQSREFEFQMSLNSRGREPTTSPADELFYNGKLLPLHHPPRLQMIEKLLQKSSSDYDYRKDTFEEFYTTPLTTSLNTPTSTPFDSCNISPSESFRISRELNPDEYLLEYSADVSYLNGERSKKSWTKKLKHSTLCLKLKASRAYIKSFFTKSGCSDESCAAAAKIADEGSASKPNECSKKGARVEKRKPFGPISSSIANSNKDKGNTENSSRNRRSFSLVIKRQPIIKSSSFAPLHPTSSSCPNISSGKYLKRCGSVNSEIENSIQGAIAHCKQSQSQQPLRSRKTVSEVGIYLLSSSTLTVSDDQEIPELGRG